The Candidatus Nezhaarchaeota archaeon region CATAGGGCTATCTGCTAAGCGGACACGTAGAGTGCTCAAGGGCGCTGGACAGTATGTCGGCTAGAGAGCGTATCAGGGTGCTTGGCGTTGACTGCCCCTCCTGCGCCTATGCTATAAGGAGAGAGCTCGAGAGGCTGGGCTGCGTCTATAGCTTTAGCCTCGACGTGGAGAGCGGCCTAGGCTTAGTTGAATACGATCCTCAGAGGTGCTCCCTTAGGGACGTCTACTTAGCAATAAGGTACGCTGGCTACGACGTTGAAAAAGCGAGCTTAGAGTACTCAGCTGAAGGACTAGAGGCCGAGGAGCTTGTAGAAGTGGAGAGGAGGCTGAGGAGGCTGAGGGGGGTTCTAGACGCTAGAGCCTCACCTATAACAGGCGCCCTCAGGGTGTCCATT contains the following coding sequences:
- a CDS encoding heavy-metal-associated domain-containing protein, yielding MSARERIRVLGVDCPSCAYAIRRELERLGCVYSFSLDVESGLGLVEYDPQRCSLRDVYLAIRYAGYDVEKASLEYSAEGLEAEELVEVERRLRRLRGVLDARASPITGALRVSI